One window of Penaeus chinensis breed Huanghai No. 1 chromosome 3, ASM1920278v2, whole genome shotgun sequence genomic DNA carries:
- the LOC125040112 gene encoding mRNA export factor GLE1-like, translated as MSSNGKADPTSLKNVLNALQNSSRLKHWDKPPREYGPDNPENSEYNTNGLKWVGDMSKITLSPGFSFGADSGGETESDDAADSDKEDETDSQEESRISSSLQWIDPKEELDDEATCEALVTSRKALYARQLIDKMEEMKLEEEIQQKVKRKCKDKYNEYMKQLENIYKNAEIQKKEYFDQRNKSLELEETQLRRREEDDAKIIKKQEEEYSQYIAQESRKLLAIVEEAQRKEAEQASQRRALLNQLQNSKGSFVTKISQMNQQLNDLQDRQFLEASTESFLNDTLTHVSEVIDGAEQESLGQPELQLAQQTLQDAIVYVDNLNANLKAKVEEKKQKLQLEEQRKAAKEAEEAAAAQAQVQAQAQAEAAKPEQQPASTMQQGTTGQTDGRKQDASVTCIVLIRNGKKRFAEMQKKVEPYLSVQGQVDNKKRMDLNRAMGVINQLSLINHSVNREKLQNIIRLLSGRQLQMGNKMYSTENNPVLMAYVKNHIASMIVKLGHDKQAGGGVGVAAYAWVMTELIQIHPDMWDLFLFHMFDTCPYLIPIYPLAEEGQSEEEFEKARGLYKKEKEDAFCGRMGNAALMYGLVLYKLKNKPESAFHAPVLGWELLVKMCSLPPISGVTAAVLHSFLSAFGICLHQVYDKQFTKLMFYITTVYLPKIEASTGMGGAQSLDQLKKMIDTLKRTRNFSKYEHVDKFK; from the exons ATGAGTTCAAACGGAAAGGCAGATCCCACAAGTTTGAAGAATGTTCTCAATGCTTTACAAAACAGCAGTAGATTGAAACACTGGGATAAACCACCGAGAGAGTATGGTCCGGATAATCCTGAG AATTCAGAATACAACACAAATGGCCTCAAATGGGTGGGAGACATGTCAAAGATCACCCTCTCTCCAGGGTTTTCCTTTGGGGCTGACTCTGGAGGCGAGACCGAGAGTGACGATGCTGCAGATAGTGACAAAGAGGATGAAACGGACTCCCAGGAGGAGTCAAGAATCAG CTCCAGCTTACAGTGGATAGACCCAAAGGAGGAGTTAGATGACGAGGCAACATGCGAAGCTCTCGTCACCAGCCGGAAGGCACTTTATGCCAGGCAACTCATAGATAAAATGGAGGAAATGAAACTAGAAGAAGAGATTCAACAGAAGGTTAAG AGGAAATGCAAAGATAAGTACAATGAGTACATGAAACAGTTAGAAAACATCTATAAGAATGCAGAAATCCAGAAAAAGGAGTACTTTGACCAACGCAACAAAAGCCTAGAGCTGGAGGAAACTCAGCTTCGACGTCGAGAGGAAGATGACGCCAAGATCATTAAAAAACAAGA AGAGGAATACAGCCAATACATAGCACAAGAATCACGGAAGCTGCTGGCAATCGTAGAAGAAGCACAACGGAAGGAAGCCGAGCAGGCCAGCCAGAGAAGAGCTCTCTTAAACCAGCTGCAGAATTCCAAGGGTTCCTTCGTCACCAAGATTTCACAGATGAATCAGCAGTTGAA cgaTCTCCAAGATAGACAGTTTTTGGAAGCCTCAACTGAGAGCTTCCTCAATGATACATTAACGCACGTCTCGGAGGTGATAGATGGAGCAGAACAGGAAAGCTTAGGCCAACCTGAACTTCAGCTGGCACAGCAGACATTGCAGGATGCCATTGTTTATGTTGACAATCTCAATGCCAACCTCA AAGCtaaagtagaagagaaaaagcagaagTTACAACTAGAGGAGCAAAGGAAAGCAGCCAAGGAAGCAGAAGAGGCAGCAGCAGCACAGGCACAGgtgcaagcacaagcacaagcagaaGCCGCGAAACCAGAGCAGCAACCTGCAAGCACAATGCAGCAGGGCACCACTGGCCAGACAGATGGAAGAAAACAAGATGCAAGCGTTACGTGTATAGTACTGataagaaatgggaagaagag GTTTGCAGAAATGCAGAAGAAAGTGGAGCCCTATCTGAGCGTCCAAGGCCAGGTGGATAACAAGAAGCGGATGGATTTGAACCGCGCCATGGGAGTGATCAATCAGCTAAGCTTAATAAATCACAGTGTGAACAGAGAAAAACTTCAAAACATCATCAGATTATTATCGGGGAGGCAGCTCCAAATGGGAAACAAAATGTACAGCACCGAAAACAATCCAGTCTTGATGGCGTACGTGAAGAATCACATTGCCAGCATGATTGTCAAGCTGGGTCACGACAAGCAAGCTGGGGGTGGTGTCGGGGTAGCTGCGTATGCTTGGGTTATGACAGAGTTAATCCAGATTCACCCAGATATGTGGGACCTGTTTCTTTTCCACATGTTTGACACATGTCCGTACCTCATTCCTATTTACCCTCTAGCCGAGGAGGGCCAGAGCGAAGAGGAGTTTGAAAAGGCTAGAGGGTTatacaagaaggagaaagaggatgcaTTTTGTGGGCGGATGGGAAATGCTGCCCTTATGTATGGATTGGTTTTGTATAAACTTAAGAATAAGCCAGAAAGTGCTTTCCATGCACCTGTATTAGGGTGGGAACTTTTGGTAAAAATGTGTTCACTGCCACCCATATCTGGTGTAACGGCAGCTGTCCTTCACTCCTTCCTGAGTGCATTTGGCATTTGTCTTCATCAAGTATATGATAAACAGTTTACAAAATTAATGTTCTACATAACCACTGTGTACTTACCCAAAATAGAGGCATCAACTGGAATGGGAGGAGCTCAGTCTCTAGATCAGTTAAAGAAAATGATTGATACATTAAAAAGAACCAGAAACTTCAGTAAATATGAGCATGTGGATAAGTTTAAATAA